The Scleropages formosus chromosome 3, fSclFor1.1, whole genome shotgun sequence genome contains the following window.
AATTTCACTTATGATCAGCATAACACTGTGGTTTTGGGAACCATAACCCAGGTGAAGTAAAGATCTAAATCTGTAGACATCTGCATAATGGCTTGAACCCCTGTATTCTAGCGGAGTCACATCAGAGATGCGTCTTGTGTTGGGTCCTCTCATTCCCGTGAAAACTTTGCATCTCTGTGAGCCTGACTGGGTTAGTTCTTACGGCAAAACGGATTACATTACATCTACCCGTTTAacgaaaaaaacaacatgcttAAATCACATGAAACGGTTTTGACAGATGTATCTAGAGGATCTGCAGAACTGTCAGGCTAAATAGGGTTGTAAAATTTGCCATTACAAAATCCTTCTTTGGACTTCATTTCAAAACACCCTCTGGAGACTCTGCTAGTTATAGTAAAATGGTAACCGGAAACTTCCTCAGAGGAATTGGAAAGTATAGTTGGTCAACAGTGCCTCCCAGTGTCTAAGCACACAAATTGCCAAATTTCACCAATTTACAAAGACTGTATTCTTTCATTGAAGCCTTTGCAAGAGTTCCTACAACAATGTTGAGTATACACACTAAGCACCTGAcctttatttactcatttatacagtcggttaattaaaagtaaaatttcattTCTAAAAGAACACTTgatggcaagtaccttgataTTGCTATTACAGCTGCAGCATGAACCACTTTCCTTAAGAGTACAAGGAGACAGCTCTAAATTACACTTTCTGCTGCCCCAGCACACATGAacctttattaaaatgtaaaacaaaaatgaaaagtattcTAAGAATATGACACATTTTAAACCCACTACATACTAATTGTAACAGAGTGGAACCGATTCAATccataatttacacatttattaatattacagtGTTTAACATGCATAGCACAAGTTAATAAAATCATTGTCATTAGAATATACAATGATACTTATTTTATACAGATTCCCTTCCCCTGtcccaaacaaacaaacaaaaaccttATATACAAAAGACAGTATTACATAATTTGATGGGTCCCCATTCACAAAGCATTGGTCACCAGAGAACGGTACCAAAATTCATAGGAAACAAATGCTGTACGGTCATAAGTGTTTTATACACAGCTTCTACCTGAAACAGCTCAACATTCACACTGCTTCATCGGACCGGTGGTCAGTGCTTCTTTTGCTACCTGTTTTTACCTGTGCATTCATATGTCTACTTCTCAGCCTAGACAGATTGATCGTGTGACACATTaattgaagggaaaaaagaaaaacaaaaaaaatgaactctGCTCTGATAATTCATAGTCTGTGCATTATTGCTACTTGACAATCATATTATAGTTAAAATACTGTGTCCTAACTGTCtaaaagcttttatttatagCCCTTCAAAAACTAATCCATTGTAAACAAAGGAATTAAAATGAGGTTACAGAAAAACAATACCAGGGTTTCTGAAAGCAGTAGTAATATCTTACAGCACCACTCTAATAAATAACCAAATTATAAATAGAAACAGACTTTACTGATTCCATGAGTATCAAGAAAATCATACTTGATATGGGGGAGGGGAATTACAATTCAATAAAAACTTGAATTTGACAACTGATAATCATTCAGTTTAAGAATGTCAAATTGCAAAATTGCTTAAAACTTTAGAAGGTAATTCATCCTAAAGAATAGCTTGCCAAATGTGGTTTTTGCTAagttacaacaaaaacaaattaaatcaaagcaACCTTGGAAAAGTTTTATGATATTTGAGTGGCAGATGCATACTGTGAAAACCATATATGAGCCTGCCTGTCGTATTTCAGTCAAGCAAAATACTcatttaaaaagtgcaattaGTGAGGCCTTGTAAACCGAAGAACCCCATTATGATCCAGTTAATACTTTCACTCAGGTCCTGTGTGGCACCTGTCTTACAGCCCTGTCGCGGACCGGAGCTCCAGCAGGGAGAACTTCCCATCACCATCGGTGTCAAATTGCTCCAAGAGCTGAACTTCAGGAATGTCCAGGCCAAAAGTCTTCTTCAGATCATCATATGACAAGGCACCCTCCTCTACATTGTGGAAGACATTTTCAAGATCTGCATGTAGATGGGAATAAATTGTTTACCTTCATGAAAAAACAACCAATGTCCTTtgtaacagacagcattttaaatgcaattataAACAATATACAAATTTAACAAGTAAGAACAAGAACTCCCTTTTGTCCTACCATCATTCCATTTATTCGCTTAGGTAAAAACTAAGGGAAATTCAGATTCGCATTTagcctgaacagaatgtctttaaAAGGAACCAGAAATGCAAGGATAACATGCAaataccacacagactgagctgcactgGGTTTGGACAGGCTGGAGCGGTGCCTTAAGGGTTAAGTCAGTGGTCCTGTGTTACCTTTTAAAGAGCTGATCCCAGGAAAGGAGATGGGAATTTGGTTCTCTCTACCCAACTCCTTCTTGGAGACACTTTGAGACAGAAATCGAGGACGCCGGGTTGGATTGAGGGGCTTAGTCGGCAGGAATCCTTCCGGAGAAATGTTGGAAATTCAAGTGAAAACcattaaatacatattaaacatAATTTATTTGTGTCCTTTGTTAAAGTGATTTGGTATGGCCATGCAACATTCAGGATCTGAGCATATTCATTAATTGGATGACTTCAAATACAATTACCATTTGTTGAGTTGATGCATCATTTTTCAAAGATGTACAAATTATAAAGAATGCCTCAGATAGCAATTCAATTACAAGTCATTAGAGAACCAATCAGTTTTGTTACTGCTGGGTTTTCAATGTGCACTTacaagagaaaatgaaaagctaCAGACAAATGCAATTCAGTTTTATGATGTATTGAATTGAAAAATATGATGCAAAGTACATCTTAAAATCTTTGTCTTACCTCCTGCAGAGTTAACTGCAGGTTCAGGATAGGGGATTTTAACATCTTCCTCTGGAGAGCTTTCTGGATCAGTGAACCTGACCCTGTTGGCTGCTTCACCTTTGCCTGATACAAGTTTGTCTCCTGGGTTTGTCTGTGGAGAGCccttaataaaattttttaacaCAGGTTAATTGGGTGCCACTGGGAGGGATGCTGGTCTCCTGTAAAGGGCTCTCTGATAGGCACATGGAACAAGGTTGTGCGCTGTGCCCCGACTGGGTAGCTAGCTGCTCCAGCTTTGCACCtgcacccatttacatttattcatttagcagaagcttttctccaaagtgatgtacatctcatagtaCATCTCATGTTTGCTCAAGGAGTCCTACGCTATGTGGCTTAGTCAAGGTGCTTCTCAACTGAGGCTTCTCCATCTCAGTGTTTCTGCTATGAAGTCCTCAAGTAGTAAAAACCACAAGCAAAGGTAAAGCAAAACAAGAGAGCGGAAACACTTCAGTTCTaattaaaagtattattatcattgtcacatgtttaaaaataaaagtaccgTTGCTATAAATTTTACTATGTCAGCAGCAGATCTATGCCTGTATAAACAGAGTCCCAAATCTCTCTCTCCACACATCAACAAAAGTACGTATTTCCAACCCATAGTACTTACAGTAAGATGGGAACTTGGTGTAGTATTCAAAAGGAGAAAGCCACTTTCTAGGAAGGACACTTTGTGGATGAGGGTGGTGATGGAGGAATTGAGGCTGTGAATAGTTTCATCTGCCTCGGATTGGTACTGCCTTTGGGTGGCATTGGTCTTGCTCAGGGCATCTTGCAAAGATAACACTTCCTAAAATATAggtcacaaaaacaaatgtgaatggggagaagaaaaacttagaaaaaaaattaatttcgaATCAAAAACCCAGAATCCACTCAGAAcaccttttatttaattgttaaGCATTTGTTTACTACAACACACATCTTTCAATATTCCATTTCCCGATATACGATTTTTTTACGTATCCTGCCTATGATTAATAGCGCTTATTATAGTTTAagtaataaatgttttgcttttactCACTTTTTTGAGAAGACCTGTAATccttatttttcataaagagaGCAATCACACCAACTGAAATCGTACACCAAAAGTTTTACCTGATATGTCGAGAGATAACTGCAAATAGTGAACGCTGCCTTCAATTTTTTCAACACCCTGCTTTAGCTCTGACCTGGGTTATTCTGCTCCCTTATTTACAACATGTCATAAATACCCCTGTCAGGAGACTCAAAACATGCAACCATATGCACAAAGCTTCCTGGCACAGCAGAGGGAGGAGCTGCCTGTCCAAGCCCCGTCTCTGATCTGTTTAacggcagagagagagagagaaagtccGCTGCTCTCTGGAAAAACAATACTGTCGTCTCTCAGTCTGCAAAGCTGTtatgttgctgacatttacgtttattaaaaaataataaaatcagagtaaataaaactgaatttcattcCAGGCAAAGACCTGAAGATACTGACATGCCATTCTCACAGTCAGCTTGTCACATGCCCAGTCTAATACCATCGTTTTAGCCGGTGGACGTTACACCGGTATCTGTACATAGAACCGATGAAGAGCACCTGGACCACTTGATGATGCATTCAATTAAAGCTTCTCAAGTAACACATCAACTCTCGGTCCAAGTCATATTTGCAAGAAGGGGACCATCTGCAATCGATGCGGGTTTTCGTTCAGCCAGCCCGGGCCAGCAACGTTCAGACTGGCATGAAAAAAAGACTAGCTTTCCAATGTTGCGCtgagctgctgtgtgacagAAACTGTAAGCCACACTGCATTGAGAGAATGGGGTACCGACGCCCTCAGCTGCAGTCCAGCATTGTACCATCTGGATTTCATATCAACATGTTTGTTTACATCCTCTTTAGCACTTGTGGTGTTATTGTCTaattagtcatttatttattatagtgcTGCAGAGCCTTCCCACTCTGCACTCCTGAGAAAACCTTTGCATTGTGAACTCTCATAACTCTCACACGTAATTACCGTTAGTATTAATTGTACAAGTtttcatgtgttcctgagcTCCAAAAGAGACACCCATGTGCACCAAAATATCAAACAACATTAGGATAGACAACTGCTTCAATAGTTAACAGTTATTGCAACACAACATGGCAGTTCCCCTTCATTAATTAATCCACGATAGTTTATAGCTGTCTAGCTCTGCTCGCTCCGAGTTACTACAAACAGTACACTTAAATGATCACAAATGCAACATATGTACATGGCGCTgagtttatgtattaatttaacctttaacgcaaaaacaaaaccaaacagtaaaggaaagaaatgtaagaaaacaatgcaaaatgaatTTGCACTCGCTGAACAAACTGACacggtgcctcacagcacctgggccaCACAAATGGACatgagttcaatccccactccACGTGTGTGAGTGGAACTTGgatgttctcactgtgttcacgtgggtttgCTCTGAAAAACGTGCTGCAGATGAACCAGTCACTGAATTGCCAGTagtgtgcgtctgtgtgcgcacatctgtgtgtgtacatgcgtGCATACACAAGTGCCCGtctttgtgtgaatgtgtggtaTAGTGCtacataaatgtgtgaatgactaaTTTGCTGACTTTACTGTATCTAGCACTATAAGTCACCCTggttaaaggtgtcagctaaacagtAGTTAatcattacaagttgctttggaggaaagtgtctactACACGAATAACTATTAATGGCTCGCACCACTCAATGGTTGGAGTGCACACGAAATCCACACTTAATACTCAAACTCAAAGAAATGCCACATAAGTCAAAATAGGGATGTTAAATAAAACTCCTCATAAAGTCTAACTCTGGTGACACAAACAGGGGTATTTTGGGATAACTATTTCTGAGAAGagactggtttaaaaaaaatgttagctaAAGTCAATGAGAATGCAAAGCATCTGTGGCTCAAAGTTAAGGAAAAATGTGGAAAGGCTTAAAATGTATAGAAAGTGGTGAAGGACAAGATATTTCTGCTGCTTTAGGTTTGTCTAAAACCAAAgatctaactttttttttttttgagagatcACATAACAGTGAGAAATGTCACTCTCATTCAGTCTTCTTCTTCCAGCCACCTCCCCAATCCTTCACCTATCGCCACTGTTTTCATCTTCCTCAAGCCATTCCACGCACACTATCACAAAAggtttactttatgaaatcatttttttttaaatttttgttgtaaataatgattttatttttattctttctacTTTAATGTGTTGCACAACTTTTTCCTTATGTTTGACATCGTTCAGGATGGTTTTGGGATGAACTGGAGATGGGGTTAGAACAAGCTGTAATTCATAATAGAATAAGTCATTTATCTGGTCTTTCAATATTCAGTCATCTTCAAGGACTGAATTAGAAccagttgggggggggtttaaatGTATGTTGCTAGCAAAGGGTGAtcatattaaatgcattaacaTTCACACAATCTAAAAGTTATTGTTTCCTACCAGGAGCTGGCAGTAAACCTCAAGACATAGAAAACTACCTGCTTCAGAGGTAAAAGAGATGAACAGTTGTCTACTTTTTCTGCAGGACACTCCACTTTGTCCTTTGGATTTTTGTCTCCTTTGATCTGTCTTTCAACCTTCCAGAGAAAACAGGAAGCCTTGTTAATTGTCTTACAAATGTAGCttctcacacacagagatgtctactttcaaaaacagacaatgaaaaataaaatgacacttTAAAAAGTTATGTACTGTTGTGATGACCACTACAATGCACTGTGGAAAAGTAGTGATAGAGAAACACTGATAATGAATTTATTAGTGTGCTCCACTGTAGAAGAGCACCATCTC
Protein-coding sequences here:
- the efcab14 gene encoding EF-hand calcium-binding domain-containing protein 14 isoform X2 → MKKRKELNALIGLGGDSKRKKTKKGSGHRLLRTEPPDSDSESSSEDDDDEFSSLSGAAAFGKSYARCCNICYPLCTFIILVACVMACAGLIWMQVALKEDLDSLKEKFHTMESSQSVSLHEIPKLNEDLKGEQKRLELLENGDMGLKKLWSNITEINKKITLLDTAVSLLKANIKSASDIINLPTTIEALQKSVATIGSTLTSVQHDVNTLQTGVEDQMKAVNILKKEMVERQIKGDKNPKDKVECPAEKVDNCSSLLPLKQEVLSLQDALSKTNATQRQYQSEADETIHSLNSSITTLIHKVSFLESGFLLLNTTPSSHLTGSPQTNPGDKLVSGKGEAANRVRFTDPESSPEEDVKIPYPEPAVNSAGGFLPTKPLNPTRRPRFLSQSVSKKELGRENQIPISFPGISSLKDLENVFHNVEEGALSYDDLKKTFGLDIPEVQLLEQFDTDGDGKFSLLELRSATGL
- the efcab14 gene encoding EF-hand calcium-binding domain-containing protein 14 isoform X1, with product MKKRKELNALIGLGGDSKRKKTKKGSGHRLLRTEPPDSDSESSSEDDDDEFSSLSGAAAFGKRSYARCCNICYPLCTFIILVACVMACAGLIWMQVALKEDLDSLKEKFHTMESSQSVSLHEIPKLNEDLKGEQKRLELLENGDMGLKKLWSNITEINKKITLLDTAVSLLKANIKSASDIINLPTTIEALQKSVATIGSTLTSVQHDVNTLQTGVEDQMKAVNILKKEMVERQIKGDKNPKDKVECPAEKVDNCSSLLPLKQEVLSLQDALSKTNATQRQYQSEADETIHSLNSSITTLIHKVSFLESGFLLLNTTPSSHLTGSPQTNPGDKLVSGKGEAANRVRFTDPESSPEEDVKIPYPEPAVNSAGGFLPTKPLNPTRRPRFLSQSVSKKELGRENQIPISFPGISSLKDLENVFHNVEEGALSYDDLKKTFGLDIPEVQLLEQFDTDGDGKFSLLELRSATGL